A single Phragmites australis chromosome 4, lpPhrAust1.1, whole genome shotgun sequence DNA region contains:
- the LOC133915691 gene encoding polygalacturonate 4-alpha-galacturonosyltransferase-like, with the protein MAIRAGRSALLLLVLPFLLSASPRSQAQVDQLYFGKQVPDWSRQPNFELQNLSSSQKDGLHLLSRPEEATRRKLRERTGVRKKMELVQQDDEALVKLENAGIERSKAVDSAVLGKYSIWRRENENEKADSRVRLMRDQMIMARIYSVLAKSRDKLDLYQELLARLKESQRSLGEATADSELPKSASDRIKAMGQVLSKARDLLYDCKAITQRLRAMLLSADEQVRSLKKQSTFLSQLAAKTIPNGIHCLSMRLTIDYYLLSPEKRKFPNSENLENPNLYHYALFSDNVLAASVVVNSTIMNAKEPEKHVFHLVTDKLNFGAMNMWFLLNPPGDATIHVENVDDFKWLNSSYCPVLKQLESAAMKEYYFKADRPKTLSAGSSNLKYRNPKYLSMLNHLRFYLPQVYPKLNKILFLDDDIVVQRDLTGLWEVDLNGNVNGAVETCGESFHRFDKYLNFSNPNIAQNFDPNACGWAYGMNMFDLEEWKEKDITGIYHKWQNMNENRLLWKLGTLPPGLLTFYKLTHPLDKSWHVLGLGYNPTIERSEIDNAAVIHYNGNMKPWLEIAMTKYRPYWTKFINYEHPYIHGCKISQ; encoded by the exons ATGGCGATTAGGGCTGGCCGctccgccctcctcctcctcgtcctgcccttcctcctctccgcATCCCCCCGCTCCCAAG CTCAAGTGGATCAACTTTATTTTGGCAAACAG GTACCGGACTGGAGTAGGCAACCCAACTTTGAACTGCAGAATTTATCCTCGAGTCAGAAGG ATGGCCTTCATCTCCTGAGCAGGCCAGAAGAAGCAACACGCAGG AAATTAAGGGAGAGAACTGGAGTAAGGAAGAAAATGGAATTAGTGCAGCAGGATGATGAAGCCCTGGTTAAACTTGAGAATGCAGGTATCGAACGTTCAAAAGCTGTTGATTCTGCTGTGCTGGGAAAATATAGCATATGGAGACGCGAAAATGAAAATGAGAAGGCAGATTCAAGGGTTCGTCTGATGCGAGATCAAATGATCATGGCCAGAATATATTCTGTGCTTGCCAAGTCCAGAGACAAGCTTGATCTTTATCAGGAGCTGCTCGCAAGGCTCAAGGAAAGCCAGCGCTCCCTTGGGGAAGCTACTGCTGATTCTGAACTTCCTAAGAG TGCTTCAGATAGAATCAAAGCAATGGGTCAAGTTTTGTCAAAAGCAAGGGATCTACTGTACGATTGCAAGGCTATTACCCAGCGTTTAAGAGCAATGCTTCTGTCAGCTGATGAGCAGGTCCGGAGCTTAAAGAAGCAGAGCACCTTCCTTAGCCAGCTGGCGGCAAAGACAATCCCAAATGGCATCCATTGTCTATCCATGCGCTTAACGATAGACTATTACCTTCTGTCTCCAGAGAAAAGAAAGTTCCCCAATAGCGAGAACTTGGAAAATCCTAACCTTTATCACTATGCTCTTTTCTCGGACAATGTTTTGGCAGCATCAGTTGTGGTCAACTCAACCATCATGAATGCAAAG GAGCCTGAAAAACATGTGTTTCATCTTGTTACTGACAAACTGAACTTCGGGGCTATGAACATGTGGTTTTTGCTGAATCCACCTGGGGATGCAACAATCCATGTTGAAAACGTCGATGACTTCAAATGGTTAAACTCCTCTTACTGCCCTGTTCTGAAGCAGCTTGAGTCTGCGGCCATGAAAGAGTACTATTTCAAGGCTGATCGTCCAAAAACACTCTCTGCTGGTTCCTCTAATCTGAAGTATCGAAATCCAAAATATTTGTCCATGCTCAACCATCTAAGATTTTACCTCCCTCAAGTCTATCCCAAGTTGAATAAAATCCTTTTCCTGGATGATGACATAGTTGTCCAGAGGGACTTGACTGGACTCTGGGAGGTTGATCTTAATGGAAATGTAAATGGAGCTGTGGAAACATGTGGAGAGAGTTTTCACCGGTTTGACAAGTACCTCAATTTTTCAAACCCAAATATCGCTCAGAATTTTGATCCCAATGCATGTGGTTGGGCTTATGGAATGAACATGTTTGATCTGGAAGAATGGAAGGAGAAAGACATTACTGGGATTTACCACAAATGGCAAAATATG AACGAAAACAGGCTGCTCTGGAAATTGGGGACACTACCGCCAGGACTTCTAACTTTCTACAAGCTGACACACCCTCTGGACAAATCATGGCATGTGCTTGGCTTAGGGTACAATCCAACCATTGAGCGCTCAGAAATAGATAATGCCGCAGTCATCCACTACAATGGGAACATGAAGCCATGGCTAGAGATTGCAATGACAAAGTACCGACCTTACTGGACAAAGTTCATCAATTATGAACATCCCTATATTCATGGATGCAAGATAAGCCAATAG
- the LOC133915692 gene encoding uncharacterized protein LOC133915692 → MLPGKIARLKTAVGGSGGPHRHHGRRRGSAAERPVEPEDAMYGADGFLRLCKPRRSLSNNSTDWGTRSSRSICSKKAPTSSYLWSSQPVFTSLMEGTMDHKSSGVSRPEKRLFLSS, encoded by the exons atgcTCCCCGGCAAGATCGCCCGGCTCAAGACAGCGGTGGGCGGTAGCGGGGGCCCTCACCGGCACCATGGCCGGCGCCGCGGCTCGGCTGCGGAGCGGCCCGTTGAGCCCGAAGACGCCATGTACGGAGCGGATGGCTTTCTTCGCCTCTGCAAGCCAAGAAG GTCTCTGTCCAACAACTCCACTGATTGGGGCACTCGGTCATCAAGGTCTATCTGTAGTAAAAAGGCACCAACCAGTAGTTACCTTTGGTCATCGCAGCCGGTTTTTACTTCACTAATGGAAGGAACCATGGATCATAAGTCGTCTGGAGTTAGCAGACCAGAAAAAAG GCTGTTCCTTAGTTCCTGA